A part of Trichocoleus sp. genomic DNA contains:
- a CDS encoding UbiA family prenyltransferase — translation MNRWWVYQRERFPVFKHGLLIAVFSLSAVGYALLLHGGLGDRSIDLLIRPALVAFLTLFLFFLQLRIADEFKDFAEDAQYRPYRPVPRGLVTLSELGLLGLGAAVVQFGLAWAIGLPLVLLLLLVWGYLGLMSKEFFVSHWLKAHPIAYLLSHAVIMPLMALYATACEWFVTGDTPATGLIWFLFISWFVSLTIEIGRKIRAPQDEETGVETYTVLWGKQRAVIVWLTVVWLLALCALGAATQINFVVPTAFVLLLLLPGSVLVAWRFLACPVTAWANWFETLSGIWTLLVYLSVGIVPLFLG, via the coding sequence ATGAATCGGTGGTGGGTTTATCAGCGGGAACGGTTTCCGGTTTTTAAGCATGGGCTGCTGATTGCGGTGTTTAGCCTTTCGGCAGTGGGATATGCGTTGTTATTGCATGGGGGGCTGGGTGATCGATCGATCGATTTGCTGATTCGTCCGGCTCTGGTTGCTTTTCTGACGCTGTTTCTGTTTTTCCTACAGCTGCGAATTGCTGATGAGTTTAAGGATTTTGCAGAGGATGCTCAGTATCGTCCTTATCGTCCGGTTCCGCGTGGGCTGGTGACGCTGTCAGAGTTGGGACTGCTGGGGCTGGGGGCTGCAGTTGTGCAGTTCGGGCTGGCTTGGGCGATCGGCTTGCCGTTGGTGCTGCTGCTGTTGCTGGTCTGGGGATATTTGGGCTTAATGAGCAAGGAGTTCTTTGTGTCTCACTGGCTCAAGGCTCACCCGATCGCTTATCTGCTGAGTCATGCCGTCATCATGCCGCTAATGGCATTGTATGCGACTGCTTGTGAATGGTTCGTAACCGGGGATACACCTGCAACTGGACTCATCTGGTTTCTGTTCATCAGTTGGTTTGTGTCGCTGACGATCGAAATCGGGCGCAAAATTCGTGCCCCCCAGGATGAAGAAACTGGTGTTGAAACCTATACGGTTCTTTGGGGCAAGCAACGGGCAGTCATTGTTTGGTTAACGGTGGTGTGGCTGTTGGCGTTGTGTGCGCTCGGAGCGGCAACCCAGATTAACTTTGTCGTTCCAACGGCATTTGTGCTGCTGCTGTTGCTGCCTGGATCAGTGCTGGTCGCGTGGCGGTTTTTGGCTTGTCCGGTGACGGCTTGGGCAAACTGGTTTGAAACGCTGTCTGGAATCTGGACGTTGCTGGTTTATTTAAGCGTGGGAATTGTGCCGTTATTTTTAGGGTGA
- a CDS encoding M48 family metalloprotease: MKQVRPIAAFTALVTLAATAVIPVQAQVAPTLPTRPNPVNSNPVNSNPAPANPSIATPQSRPNDPRYEQARQELPEDLYVLYRIVDRMARANGLDNQAWRLKTASEYDSNAFATDANLIPVYNGLLDQLHSDVDALACVVGREMAHHTQKHTAVGDAQRAQMLAELQNQIQSETTAEIEDASNDARAASVGSSILSTVGGLFGGLGGLVGGLAGSAIGGSSQSRVIRAQERIQETYRTRMAEIEQHITEQIYKQNTEADRLGYRYMATAGFKPEGCVRAIEILKSADEMQAANQSNSEMAQAMREMVGNDADPSTPDDAPATSPTAMPDRITTLKQAMSEAPAENLAASGQTKLTLNAQPLNYNLSPDGSSLRINSRNGNQDVDQLFPN, from the coding sequence ATGAAACAGGTTCGTCCAATTGCCGCTTTTACGGCTTTAGTTACCCTTGCGGCTACTGCTGTTATACCAGTCCAGGCACAGGTTGCCCCTACGCTTCCGACTCGTCCCAATCCAGTCAATTCCAATCCAGTTAATTCCAATCCGGCTCCGGCGAATCCATCGATCGCTACACCTCAATCCAGACCCAATGATCCACGCTATGAGCAGGCAAGGCAGGAACTCCCCGAAGACTTATATGTGCTTTACCGAATTGTCGATCGGATGGCGCGTGCCAACGGTTTAGATAATCAGGCATGGCGACTGAAAACGGCTTCTGAGTATGACAGTAATGCCTTTGCGACGGATGCAAATCTGATCCCGGTTTATAACGGTTTGCTGGATCAACTGCATAGCGATGTCGATGCGCTTGCTTGCGTTGTCGGGCGAGAAATGGCACACCACACCCAAAAGCATACGGCAGTGGGAGACGCACAACGAGCGCAAATGCTAGCCGAATTGCAGAATCAAATTCAGTCAGAAACCACGGCAGAAATCGAAGATGCTTCCAATGATGCCAGAGCAGCCAGTGTGGGCAGTTCAATTTTGTCTACGGTCGGTGGATTGTTTGGCGGATTAGGAGGACTGGTCGGAGGATTGGCAGGCTCCGCGATCGGTGGTTCAAGCCAGAGTCGCGTTATACGGGCACAGGAACGAATTCAAGAAACCTACCGCACCAGAATGGCAGAAATTGAGCAGCACATTACAGAGCAGATCTACAAGCAAAACACTGAAGCCGATCGACTTGGCTATCGCTACATGGCAACGGCTGGATTTAAACCCGAAGGCTGTGTACGGGCGATCGAAATTCTCAAAAGTGCTGATGAGATGCAAGCTGCTAACCAAAGCAATTCTGAGATGGCTCAAGCGATGCGAGAAATGGTTGGGAACGATGCAGACCCGTCCACACCTGATGATGCTCCTGCAACAAGCCCGACTGCAATGCCCGATCGCATAACAACACTGAAACAGGCAATGAGTGAGGCTCCTGCTGAAAATCTGGCGGCAAGCGGTCAAACGAAACTGACGCTCAATGCACAACCGTTGAACTACAACCTTTCCCCGGATGGCAGCTCTCTTCGCATCAATTCCCGAAACGGCAATCAGGATGTGGATCAGCTATTTCCAAACTAG
- a CDS encoding DUF3419 family protein — MGSEVSNRADFSRIRYAQCWEDADILLTALQIQPGDVCLSIASAGDNALALLTQNPDRVIALDLSPAQLACLALRVAAYRELEHSELLVLMGSKAGQNRQTLYQRCRSLLSAEAQYFWDNHTDEIDRGIGAAGKFERYFALFRERILPFVHSTDRIYQLLQGGTLEQRQAFYDQKWNTWRWRLMFRFFFSRFVMGRAGRDPSFFKYVEGTVADRIFQRTQYALTQLNPAENPYLQWILTGHHLTALPYSLRLENFDLIRQNLDRLEWHCCSVEDSLNQIGEASIDRFNLSDIFEYLSEDNYQQILQRLVKAGRTGGRFAYWNMLAPRSRPETMQHQLKSLPDLAQTLHAQDKAFFYRSFIVEEIIE; from the coding sequence ATGGGAAGTGAAGTCAGTAATCGCGCCGATTTTTCTCGCATTCGCTATGCCCAATGTTGGGAAGATGCCGATATTTTGTTGACGGCTTTGCAGATTCAGCCGGGAGATGTTTGTCTATCGATCGCCTCTGCTGGGGATAACGCCTTAGCCCTGCTGACCCAAAATCCAGACCGGGTGATTGCGCTTGATCTCAGTCCGGCTCAGCTTGCTTGCTTAGCGCTGCGCGTTGCTGCCTATCGAGAACTAGAGCATTCGGAATTACTGGTGTTGATGGGGTCAAAAGCAGGACAAAATCGCCAAACGCTTTATCAACGCTGTCGTAGTTTGCTCTCTGCTGAAGCGCAGTATTTTTGGGACAACCACACCGACGAAATCGATCGTGGTATTGGGGCAGCAGGCAAATTTGAACGCTATTTTGCTTTATTTCGGGAGCGAATTTTGCCCTTCGTTCACAGTACCGATCGTATTTATCAACTATTACAAGGTGGCACGCTGGAACAGCGACAAGCTTTTTATGACCAGAAGTGGAATACCTGGCGGTGGCGACTGATGTTTCGCTTCTTTTTCTCGCGCTTTGTCATGGGACGAGCCGGACGCGATCCGAGCTTCTTCAAATATGTAGAAGGAACGGTTGCCGATCGCATTTTTCAGCGCACGCAATATGCATTAACTCAACTAAATCCTGCTGAAAATCCTTATCTGCAATGGATATTAACGGGACATCATTTAACCGCACTTCCCTATTCGCTTCGTCTGGAAAATTTTGACCTGATCCGACAAAATCTCGATCGCTTAGAATGGCATTGCTGCTCAGTCGAAGACTCTCTCAATCAGATCGGAGAAGCCTCGATCGATCGATTTAATCTCAGCGATATCTTTGAGTATCTTTCTGAGGACAATTATCAACAAATCTTACAGCGGTTAGTCAAAGCCGGACGAACAGGTGGACGTTTTGCATATTGGAATATGTTGGCTCCTCGATCGCGTCCTGAAACAATGCAACATCAGCTTAAATCTTTGCCTGATCTGGCTCAAACCCTTCATGCTCAAGATAAAGCCTTTTTCTATCGATCGTTTATTGTTGAAGAAATCATTGAGTAG
- a CDS encoding PEP/pyruvate-binding domain-containing protein: protein MKYVIRPNDSIDLTQFGGKASALAALGQNVLIPDWIVVLPAAFAASLTAIDRSSHTDFMAALEQVKLRDSIAAELAEALAALCPEGELLAVRSSALDEDGVTHSFAGQLESFLSVPVDQVAEKVVEVWRSGFSDRIFAYRKEHQLNALPQPPAVLIQRMVKAEFAGVAFSANPITGQRSVAIVSAVRGLGDALVSGAADADTYEVDRAGKILTRQILEAEPLLSDEQIKSIAALARQTAQFFHRPQDIEWAIEDHQVYLLQSRPITALAQLPDPDGRLNLWDNSNIAESYGGITTPLTFSFARRAYEAVYRQFCRLMGVPEKTIAQQDTTFRQMLGLLRGRIYYNLLSWYRVLALLPGFTVNRRFMEQMMGVKEELSAEVAAEVVTASLGDKLQDSLHLAQTLIGLVKNNLTLPHQIREFYQRLDRALALPLSDLADMRSDELAHYYHDLERQLLTRWDAPLVNDFFAMIFYGVLRKLTVKWCDDQDGTLQNDLISGEGGMISAEPAQRMIQMAETIAPYPKTIALLCEGLLPQIQSDIAKIPEFYAQYQAYLEKFGDRCLEELKLESATLQDEPLLLLRSIGQLARSGGAGARGQRAEVNLRQQAEEKVRQSFKSYPLRRFLFGWVLQNARARVRDRENLRFERTRVFGRVRRIMVELGKRFYAADLLKHPRDIFYLELDEILGTIDGTATCIKLSELAAIRQAEFETYRQLPAPPDRFSTHGAVHPLAEVIPDKLQISPTSDQSLQGIGCCPGIVRAPVQVITDPKNAVLQQGCILVAERTDPGWIMLFPAAAGLLVERGSLLSHSAIVSREMGIPAIVSISGVTQWLQDGDWVEMNGSTGIVQRIEPPFSDASQADQIAQLR from the coding sequence ATGAAATATGTAATCCGACCCAATGATTCGATCGACCTCACCCAATTTGGCGGAAAAGCGAGTGCGTTAGCGGCTTTAGGGCAAAATGTTCTGATTCCCGATTGGATCGTGGTCTTACCTGCGGCGTTTGCGGCGAGTTTGACGGCAATCGATCGATCCTCACACACAGACTTCATGGCTGCCCTGGAACAGGTCAAGCTGAGGGATTCAATTGCGGCAGAACTGGCTGAGGCTCTGGCAGCGCTTTGCCCAGAGGGAGAATTGTTGGCAGTGCGCTCGTCTGCTTTGGATGAAGATGGCGTAACTCATTCCTTTGCCGGACAGCTAGAGAGCTTTTTGAGTGTGCCTGTGGATCAGGTGGCTGAGAAAGTGGTGGAGGTTTGGCGATCGGGCTTTAGCGATCGGATTTTTGCTTACCGAAAAGAGCATCAGCTCAACGCTCTGCCTCAACCGCCTGCCGTCCTGATTCAGCGCATGGTGAAAGCGGAGTTTGCTGGAGTTGCCTTTAGTGCCAACCCCATTACAGGACAGCGAAGCGTTGCGATCGTCTCTGCGGTGCGCGGATTGGGCGATGCGCTGGTGTCGGGGGCTGCCGATGCAGATACGTATGAGGTCGATCGGGCTGGCAAAATTCTGACGCGCCAAATCCTTGAGGCTGAACCTCTGCTGAGCGATGAACAAATCAAGTCGATCGCAGCACTTGCCCGTCAGACTGCCCAGTTTTTTCACCGTCCTCAAGATATTGAATGGGCGATCGAGGATCATCAGGTTTATTTGTTGCAATCCCGTCCCATTACTGCGCTGGCACAACTGCCCGATCCAGATGGCAGATTGAACCTCTGGGACAACAGCAACATTGCGGAAAGCTATGGTGGGATCACAACGCCGCTGACTTTCTCCTTTGCGCGTCGGGCTTATGAAGCGGTTTACCGCCAGTTCTGCCGATTGATGGGCGTGCCCGAAAAGACGATCGCCCAACAGGACACGACCTTTCGCCAAATGTTGGGGCTGCTGCGCGGACGAATTTACTACAATCTACTGAGCTGGTATCGGGTGCTGGCACTGTTGCCCGGATTCACCGTCAACCGCCGCTTCATGGAACAGATGATGGGCGTGAAAGAAGAGCTTTCTGCCGAAGTTGCTGCTGAAGTCGTGACTGCCAGTTTGGGCGACAAACTACAAGACAGTCTCCACCTTGCCCAAACGCTGATCGGGCTAGTAAAAAACAATTTGACATTGCCGCATCAAATTCGTGAGTTTTATCAGCGACTCGATCGCGCGCTTGCTCTACCTCTATCTGATTTGGCAGACATGCGATCGGATGAGCTAGCTCATTACTATCACGATCTAGAACGCCAGCTTTTGACTCGCTGGGATGCGCCTCTGGTGAACGATTTCTTCGCCATGATTTTTTATGGGGTGCTGCGAAAGTTGACAGTGAAATGGTGCGATGACCAAGATGGAACGCTGCAAAATGATTTGATTAGCGGCGAAGGTGGCATGATCAGCGCAGAACCTGCCCAACGCATGATCCAGATGGCAGAAACGATCGCGCCCTACCCCAAAACGATCGCGCTGCTCTGTGAAGGTTTGCTGCCGCAAATCCAGTCTGACATTGCCAAGATTCCTGAATTTTATGCCCAATACCAGGCTTATTTAGAGAAGTTTGGCGATCGGTGCCTGGAAGAACTGAAGCTCGAAAGTGCAACTTTACAGGATGAGCCGCTGTTGCTGCTGCGATCGATCGGGCAGTTAGCGAGAAGCGGGGGCGCAGGGGCCAGGGGGCAGAGGGCAGAGGTTAATCTCCGGCAGCAGGCAGAAGAGAAGGTGCGCCAGTCGTTCAAAAGCTATCCGCTACGACGCTTTTTGTTTGGTTGGGTGTTGCAGAATGCCAGAGCAAGAGTGCGCGATCGAGAGAATTTGCGGTTTGAGCGAACCAGGGTTTTTGGTCGTGTCCGGCGGATTATGGTGGAACTTGGGAAACGGTTTTATGCAGCGGATTTGCTGAAGCATCCCAGAGATATTTTCTACCTGGAACTAGACGAAATTTTGGGCACGATCGACGGCACAGCCACCTGCATAAAGCTCAGTGAATTAGCAGCAATTCGACAGGCAGAATTTGAAACCTACCGCCAACTGCCTGCCCCACCCGATCGCTTTTCGACTCACGGTGCGGTTCATCCGCTTGCTGAAGTGATTCCAGACAAACTGCAAATTTCACCCACTTCAGACCAATCACTGCAAGGAATTGGCTGCTGTCCTGGGATTGTACGTGCTCCCGTTCAAGTGATTACTGATCCCAAAAACGCAGTCTTGCAGCAGGGCTGTATCCTGGTGGCAGAACGGACTGACCCTGGTTGGATTATGCTATTTCCGGCGGCGGCTGGGTTGCTGGTGGAGCGAGGCAGTCTACTCTCTCATTCCGCGATCGTCTCCCGTGAAATGGGTATTCCGGCGATCGTCTCGATTTCAGGTGTGACTCAGTGGCTTCAGGATGGCGATTGGGTGGAAATGAATGGAAGTACAGGCATCGTGCAGCGAATTGAACCTCCCTTTTCTGATGCCTCCCAAGCCGATCAGATCGCGCAATTACGATGA
- the ftsH4 gene encoding ATP-dependent zinc metalloprotease FtsH4, producing the protein MAIKDRPQPSRPRQIGNLLLGLSGLFLLINIFLPNLFGPSIPRVPYSLFIHQVQDQEVLQASVGQNEIRYQLKEEEGKPGQILATTPIFDLELPKLLEEKGVEFAAAPPPKNNWIGSVLSWVVPPLIFVAIWQFFISRGSGGQQGVLSIGKSRAKVYVEGDSGKITFKDVAGVEEAKTELVEIVDFLKEPQRFTQIGARIPKGVLLVGPPGTGKTLLAKAVAGEAGVPFFSISGSEFVELFVGVGSSRVRDLFEQAKKQAPCIIFIDELDAIGKSRASNGMYGGNDEREQTLNQLLTEMDGFSAGAQTVIVLAATNRPETLDPALLRPGRFDRQVLVDRPDLQGRLEILEIHSKGVKLGRDIDLKAIATRTPGFAGADLANLVNEAALLAARNKRQEVAQEDFAEAVERVVAGLEKKSRVLNEKEKKIVAYHEVGHAMVGAVMPGTSRVEKISIVPRGMAALGYTLQLPTEDRFLMSEGELQGQIATLLGGRSAEEVVFGSITTGASNDLQRATDLAERMVTTYGMSKVLGPLAYQQGQPNMFLGNEAPNPRRLVSPQTAEAIDQEVKGIVESAHETALNILKTNRELLETISIKLLETEVIEGKELTALLSQVKSVESDFATAV; encoded by the coding sequence ATGGCGATAAAAGATCGACCTCAGCCCTCCCGTCCTCGCCAGATTGGTAATCTGTTGTTGGGTCTCTCTGGGCTGTTTCTCCTAATCAATATCTTTTTGCCAAATCTCTTTGGTCCATCGATTCCGCGAGTGCCCTATAGCCTGTTTATTCATCAGGTGCAGGATCAGGAAGTCTTACAAGCTTCGGTGGGGCAAAACGAAATTCGCTACCAATTGAAAGAGGAAGAGGGCAAGCCAGGACAGATTCTGGCTACGACTCCCATTTTTGATCTGGAGTTACCGAAGCTTTTAGAGGAAAAAGGGGTTGAATTTGCGGCTGCACCGCCGCCTAAAAATAATTGGATTGGCAGTGTCCTTAGTTGGGTTGTGCCACCGCTGATCTTTGTGGCAATCTGGCAGTTCTTTATTAGTCGAGGCAGTGGCGGACAGCAAGGTGTGTTGTCGATCGGCAAAAGCCGCGCCAAGGTTTATGTCGAAGGCGATTCCGGCAAAATTACCTTTAAAGACGTTGCAGGGGTCGAGGAAGCCAAAACGGAACTTGTTGAGATTGTCGATTTTCTCAAAGAACCACAGCGGTTCACCCAGATCGGCGCCAGAATTCCCAAAGGTGTGTTGCTGGTCGGCCCGCCGGGAACAGGGAAAACCCTTCTAGCGAAAGCCGTTGCTGGGGAAGCAGGTGTTCCTTTCTTCAGCATCTCCGGTTCCGAATTTGTAGAACTGTTTGTTGGGGTTGGTTCTTCCCGTGTACGTGACTTGTTTGAGCAAGCCAAAAAACAAGCTCCCTGTATCATTTTTATTGATGAGTTGGACGCGATCGGCAAATCCCGTGCCTCTAACGGTATGTATGGCGGCAACGATGAACGAGAGCAAACCCTGAACCAGCTCTTGACTGAAATGGATGGCTTCTCCGCAGGAGCGCAAACGGTGATTGTTCTGGCAGCGACAAACCGTCCAGAAACCCTTGATCCGGCTCTACTGCGTCCAGGTCGGTTCGATCGTCAGGTACTCGTCGATCGTCCGGACTTACAAGGTCGTCTGGAAATTCTGGAAATTCACTCGAAAGGGGTGAAGTTGGGACGGGATATTGACCTCAAAGCAATTGCAACTCGAACTCCGGGCTTTGCAGGTGCAGATTTGGCAAACTTAGTCAACGAAGCGGCTCTTTTAGCAGCGCGGAATAAGCGTCAGGAAGTAGCTCAGGAAGATTTTGCAGAAGCCGTAGAACGTGTGGTAGCAGGCTTGGAGAAAAAGAGCCGTGTCCTCAACGAGAAAGAGAAAAAGATCGTTGCCTATCACGAAGTTGGTCATGCGATGGTTGGAGCTGTCATGCCTGGAACCAGCCGAGTTGAGAAGATTTCGATCGTGCCGCGCGGGATGGCTGCTCTCGGGTACACGCTGCAACTTCCCACCGAAGATCGCTTCTTAATGAGTGAAGGTGAACTACAAGGACAAATTGCCACCCTATTAGGGGGACGATCGGCAGAAGAAGTGGTGTTCGGTAGCATTACTACTGGAGCTTCCAACGATCTGCAGCGGGCAACCGACTTAGCCGAACGGATGGTGACAACCTACGGCATGAGCAAGGTTTTAGGACCGCTCGCCTATCAGCAGGGACAGCCAAATATGTTCCTCGGCAACGAAGCTCCAAATCCGCGTCGTCTGGTTAGCCCCCAAACTGCAGAAGCGATCGATCAAGAAGTAAAAGGGATTGTTGAGAGTGCCCATGAAACGGCGCTGAACATCTTGAAAACGAATCGAGAGTTGTTAGAGACAATTTCGATCAAGCTTCTTGAAACTGAGGTTATTGAAGGCAAAGAACTGACTGCATTACTGAGTCAAGTAAAATCGGTTGAATCAGACTTTGCGACAGCAGTTTAA
- a CDS encoding DUF2949 domain-containing protein: protein MAQTSQEQARLINFLKDELAVPSPAIAMALRHPEQGANILPMVLWQYGLITTQQLDRVFEWMETA from the coding sequence ATGGCACAAACCTCCCAGGAGCAGGCTCGCCTGATTAATTTCTTAAAAGATGAGCTGGCAGTTCCCAGCCCGGCGATTGCAATGGCTCTGCGTCACCCAGAACAGGGGGCAAACATACTGCCCATGGTTCTCTGGCAATATGGCTTGATTACAACTCAGCAGCTCGATCGCGTTTTTGAGTGGATGGAGACGGCATAG
- a CDS encoding YqiA/YcfP family alpha/beta fold hydrolase, with product MASFNLRNSSHAAVYIYLHGFASSPQSTKAQFLRDRFQALGIDLILPDLNQPDFYQLTLTRQIQQVQALLPQDVPVTLIGSSFGGLTAAWVAEQCEQVERSILLAPAFQFLDQWLPRLGEAQLNQWKQQNSLQVYHYSNQQMMPLSYQFVTDLMQYSERQLQRPVSTLILHGQQDEVISVQASRDFANLRSWVKLIELNSDHALTNVQDEIWQEVMQEIRN from the coding sequence ATGGCGTCTTTCAATTTGCGTAACTCAAGCCATGCAGCAGTCTATATCTATTTACATGGGTTTGCATCCAGTCCTCAGTCCACGAAAGCCCAATTCCTACGAGATCGATTTCAAGCCTTGGGGATCGATCTAATCCTGCCAGACCTTAACCAACCAGACTTCTATCAGCTCACCCTGACCCGACAGATTCAGCAGGTGCAAGCCCTTTTGCCACAAGACGTTCCAGTGACTTTGATTGGCTCAAGTTTTGGCGGCTTGACTGCTGCCTGGGTTGCGGAGCAGTGCGAACAGGTGGAGCGATCGATCCTGTTGGCTCCAGCTTTTCAGTTTTTAGACCAATGGCTACCGCGTTTGGGTGAGGCGCAGCTAAATCAGTGGAAACAACAAAACTCACTTCAGGTTTATCACTATAGCAATCAACAGATGATGCCATTGAGCTATCAGTTTGTTACCGATTTAATGCAATATTCAGAACGGCAACTGCAACGCCCTGTATCAACTCTGATTTTACACGGACAGCAAGACGAAGTAATTTCTGTGCAAGCCAGCCGTGACTTCGCTAATTTACGTTCTTGGGTCAAGCTAATTGAACTGAATAGCGATCATGCACTAACCAATGTGCAAGATGAGATTTGGCAGGAGGTGATGCAGGAAATAAGAAATTGA
- a CDS encoding N-acetyltransferase: MNSLTFAAESSADIPQIRAAVTAAFGRSNEADLIDRIRISANFVPELSIVAKYQEVVGHILFSKITIETVTHPVSALALAPLAVTPLQQKQGIGSQLIQVGLAQCHALGQAIVIVLGHPHYYKRFGFEPASRYGIQAPFEVPDEAFMVKALSPDALSQVEGTVNYPAYFLDV; encoded by the coding sequence ATGAATTCCCTAACCTTTGCTGCTGAATCCTCAGCCGATATTCCCCAGATCCGCGCAGCCGTCACTGCTGCATTTGGTCGGTCGAACGAAGCAGATCTAATCGATCGCATTCGGATTTCTGCCAATTTTGTGCCGGAATTGTCGATCGTTGCAAAATATCAAGAGGTGGTTGGGCATATTCTCTTCAGCAAAATCACAATTGAAACGGTAACGCATCCGGTTTCAGCACTGGCACTGGCTCCCCTGGCAGTCACCCCTCTTCAGCAAAAGCAGGGAATTGGTAGCCAATTAATTCAGGTGGGATTGGCGCAGTGTCACGCTTTAGGGCAGGCGATCGTCATTGTCTTAGGGCATCCTCACTACTACAAACGGTTTGGATTTGAGCCTGCGAGTCGCTATGGGATTCAGGCTCCATTTGAGGTTCCAGACGAGGCTTTTATGGTGAAAGCCCTTTCTCCTGATGCGTTGAGTCAGGTTGAGGGAACAGTAAACTATCCAGCCTATTTTTTGGACGTTTAA
- a CDS encoding hydroxymethylglutaryl-CoA reductase: protein MSTHYRHASLYINQLLQGGLAESSEAAAIELLAQRLSAKQTEPSSKMPGGSRLTPEAIAKRWQLLPVSDETQTALADPETLAQMECYRRNIENFIGTVKIPVGIAGPLRVNGLFAQGDYYIPLATTEAALVASYSRGAQLISEVGGCAAMLLNEGVSRTPGFAFRNLQEVGKFMVWAIDHQDHFKQCAESTTRYGKLTDMRLTVEGNHVYLDFQFTTGDAAGQNMVTIATQAICGYIQANTPIQPQYYFVEANLSGDKKASAQSFVSVRGKKVTAEVTLPAELVQKRLHTSPEQMVNYWRMSALGGTLSGTIGVQGHYANGLAALYIACGQDAACVAESAIGVTRFEVVEESLYASVTLPNLIVGTVGGGTGLPSQQACLKILGLAGAGHARAFAEVCAGLLLAGELSIIGALSSGEFTKAHQRLARGKGE, encoded by the coding sequence ATGTCAACTCACTACCGCCATGCCAGTCTCTACATCAACCAACTCTTACAAGGTGGTTTGGCTGAATCCTCTGAAGCAGCAGCGATCGAATTATTGGCGCAACGGTTATCGGCAAAGCAAACCGAGCCATCGTCCAAAATGCCAGGTGGTTCCAGACTGACCCCAGAAGCCATTGCGAAACGCTGGCAACTTCTTCCAGTATCAGATGAAACGCAGACAGCCCTCGCAGACCCAGAAACTCTAGCACAAATGGAGTGCTATCGCCGCAATATTGAGAATTTTATTGGAACTGTAAAAATTCCGGTGGGAATTGCGGGTCCGCTGCGCGTCAATGGCTTGTTTGCTCAAGGTGACTACTATATTCCGCTGGCAACGACTGAGGCGGCGCTAGTTGCTTCTTATAGTCGCGGTGCACAACTCATTTCAGAGGTTGGTGGCTGTGCGGCAATGCTTTTAAATGAAGGGGTTAGCCGGACACCGGGCTTTGCATTTCGGAATTTGCAGGAAGTCGGTAAGTTCATGGTCTGGGCGATCGATCACCAGGATCACTTTAAACAGTGTGCTGAATCAACCACTCGCTATGGCAAGCTAACCGACATGCGGCTGACGGTCGAGGGCAACCATGTTTATCTCGATTTTCAGTTCACCACCGGAGATGCTGCCGGACAAAATATGGTGACGATCGCTACGCAAGCCATCTGTGGCTACATTCAGGCAAACACTCCAATTCAGCCGCAGTACTATTTTGTCGAAGCAAACCTGTCTGGCGACAAGAAAGCCAGTGCCCAGTCTTTTGTTTCAGTGCGGGGCAAAAAAGTGACAGCAGAAGTGACGCTACCCGCCGAACTGGTGCAAAAGCGGCTTCACACTTCCCCAGAACAAATGGTGAACTATTGGCGAATGTCGGCTCTGGGTGGTACTTTGAGCGGGACGATCGGTGTGCAGGGGCACTATGCCAACGGGTTAGCGGCTCTTTATATTGCTTGCGGTCAAGATGCGGCTTGCGTTGCAGAATCCGCGATCGGCGTCACGCGCTTTGAAGTTGTCGAGGAATCACTTTATGCCTCGGTCACGCTGCCAAATCTGATTGTCGGTACAGTGGGAGGAGGAACCGGATTACCCAGTCAGCAAGCCTGTCTCAAGATCTTAGGATTAGCGGGTGCGGGTCATGCGAGAGCCTTTGCCGAAGTTTGCGCTGGGCTACTGCTTGCTGGAGAGCTATCCATTATTGGGGCGCTGAGTTCGGGGGAGTTTACGAAAGCACATCAGCGATTGGCGAGAGGGAAGGGAGAATAG